In Janthinobacterium sp. 67, a genomic segment contains:
- a CDS encoding S1 family peptidase, producing the protein MKLSDYAFLLASLCAAAGAHAAPAPAPAPAAATAASTPPAKPPPATAAPAATEHAALPPPSSAAQKLYTAARADILQVRVLLKNGRTQSSVGSGFLIGTGDLVVSNYHVVSQFALDPDTYVGEWVDTSGQRGNVELLAVDVLHDLAVLRVNRHGTGFFKMPEPLAPLTQGQYLYSMGNPLDLGFAISEGSYNGVVTRSFYDQLMFTGPINSGMSGGPSVTANGDVAGVNVSKRLDGELVSFLVPARYAQQLLAKVAQQDKPPKDFKPLVTAQLLAHQEVMLARLLDTPLSLKAMGPYRVPVRESDQMRCWGRSNVKSDKPYMLDNTSCAMESAIFISGALQTGQVSMRHEFLRSSELGALRFSELASASFKNENFGSYKSANLTGPQCTEQFVKNTTLPLRAVLCVRAYRKFTGLYDFALLAASTDEPLMSLQSRIDARGVSYANGMRVTRTFLEALSRESGRKP; encoded by the coding sequence ATGAAATTATCTGACTACGCCTTCCTGCTGGCCAGCCTGTGCGCTGCCGCTGGCGCACACGCGGCCCCGGCCCCGGCGCCTGCGCCAGCCGCGGCCACCGCCGCGTCGACTCCCCCCGCCAAACCACCGCCGGCCACCGCCGCTCCCGCCGCCACCGAACATGCGGCCCTGCCCCCGCCCTCGTCCGCCGCGCAAAAGCTGTACACGGCCGCGCGCGCCGACATCCTGCAAGTGCGCGTGCTGCTGAAAAACGGCCGCACGCAGTCGTCCGTCGGTTCGGGCTTCTTGATCGGCACGGGCGACCTGGTGGTGAGCAACTATCACGTGGTTTCCCAGTTCGCGCTCGACCCCGACACCTATGTGGGCGAATGGGTGGACACGAGCGGCCAGCGCGGCAACGTGGAATTGCTGGCCGTCGACGTGCTGCACGACCTGGCCGTGCTGCGCGTCAACCGCCACGGCACGGGCTTTTTCAAGATGCCGGAGCCGCTGGCGCCCCTGACCCAGGGCCAGTACCTGTATTCGATGGGCAATCCGCTGGACCTGGGCTTCGCCATTTCGGAAGGATCGTACAACGGCGTCGTCACGCGCAGCTTTTACGACCAGCTGATGTTTACGGGGCCGATCAATTCCGGCATGAGCGGCGGCCCCAGCGTCACGGCGAATGGCGACGTGGCCGGCGTGAACGTGTCGAAACGTCTTGATGGCGAACTCGTCAGTTTTCTCGTGCCGGCCCGCTATGCCCAGCAATTGCTGGCCAAGGTGGCGCAGCAAGACAAGCCGCCGAAGGACTTCAAGCCGCTCGTGACGGCGCAGTTGCTGGCGCACCAGGAAGTCATGCTGGCGCGCCTGCTCGACACGCCCTTGAGCCTGAAGGCCATGGGCCCGTACCGCGTGCCCGTACGCGAGTCCGACCAGATGCGCTGCTGGGGCCGCTCCAACGTCAAGTCCGACAAGCCCTATATGCTCGACAACACCAGCTGCGCCATGGAATCGGCCATCTTCATTTCCGGCGCCCTGCAGACGGGGCAAGTGTCGATGCGCCACGAATTCTTGCGCAGCAGCGAACTGGGCGCCCTGCGCTTTTCCGAACTGGCCAGCGCCTCGTTCAAGAATGAGAATTTCGGCAGCTATAAAAGCGCGAATCTGACCGGCCCGCAATGCACCGAACAGTTCGTCAAGAACACCACCCTGCCCCTGCGCGCCGTCCTGTGCGTGCGCGCCTACCGCAAGTTTACAGGACTGTACGACTTCGCCCTGCTGGCCGCCAGCACCGATGAACCACTGATGAGCCTGCAAAGCCGCATCGACGCGCGCGGCGTGTCCTACGCCAACGGCATGCGCGTCACGCGCACCTTCCTCGAAGCGCTGTCGCGGGAAAGCGGACGCAAGCCATGA